A genomic segment from Actinoplanes sichuanensis encodes:
- a CDS encoding DUF6458 family protein: MGIGASIFLLALGAILAFAVEADISGLDIGVIGWILMLAGLVGLVITLSFWSSRRRTVVTRTQAPVAGAGYTSEYREVRRDDVPPPPPPAYS; encoded by the coding sequence ATGGGCATCGGTGCAAGCATTTTCCTGCTCGCTCTGGGGGCGATCCTGGCGTTCGCCGTGGAGGCGGACATCAGTGGACTGGACATCGGCGTGATCGGCTGGATCCTGATGCTGGCCGGCCTGGTCGGCCTGGTCATCACGCTGTCGTTCTGGAGCAGCCGTCGCCGTACCGTGGTGACCCGCACGCAGGCGCCGGTCGCCGGGGCGGGCTACACCTCCGAGTATCGCGAGGTCCGCCGCGACGACGTCCCGCCGCCGCCTCCCCCGGCGTACTCCTGA
- the trhA gene encoding PAQR family membrane homeostasis protein TrhA: MTTSAPFRMKPTDLGKPRLRGRLHQYAFFVALVCGIVLSSIALSRPGISPFVSCLIYSITVCGLFGISALYHRRVWSERGYQIMRRADHSMIFIFIAGSYTPFCVLLLEGTQQVVLLSLVWGGALGGVALKMVWPHLPRWAGAPLYVALGWVAVAIIPEVLHVGGVTCLVLLLVGGAIYTIGAVFYALRRPNPWPTVFGHHEFFHACTLVAAICHHIAVYFALYA, translated from the coding sequence GTGACGACCTCAGCCCCGTTCCGGATGAAGCCGACCGACCTCGGCAAGCCGCGACTACGCGGCCGGTTGCATCAGTACGCGTTCTTCGTCGCGCTCGTCTGCGGCATCGTGCTCAGCTCGATAGCGCTGAGCCGCCCCGGCATCTCACCGTTCGTCAGCTGCCTGATCTACAGCATCACGGTGTGCGGCCTGTTCGGCATCAGCGCGCTCTACCACCGCCGGGTGTGGAGTGAGCGCGGCTATCAGATCATGCGGCGCGCCGACCATTCGATGATCTTCATCTTCATCGCCGGCAGCTACACGCCGTTCTGTGTGCTGCTGCTCGAGGGCACCCAGCAGGTCGTCCTGCTCAGCCTGGTCTGGGGCGGGGCGCTCGGCGGCGTCGCGCTGAAGATGGTGTGGCCGCACCTGCCCCGCTGGGCGGGCGCACCCCTCTACGTAGCGCTCGGCTGGGTCGCGGTCGCGATCATCCCCGAGGTGCTGCACGTCGGCGGTGTCACCTGCCTGGTGCTGCTGCTCGTGGGTGGCGCCATCTACACGATCGGCGCGGTCTTCTACGCGCTGCGGCGGCCCAACCCGTGGCCGACCGTTTTCGGTCACCACGAGTTCTTCCACGCCTGCACACTGGTCGCGGCGATCTGCCACCACATCGCCGTCTACTTCGCTCTGTACGCCTAG
- a CDS encoding LamB/YcsF family protein: protein MDLNADLGEGFGAWRLGDDDALLDVVTSANVACGFHAGDPSTMASVCRRAVEKGVVIGAQVGYRDLAGFGRRRIEYAHDELRDDIVYQIGALEAFSRIAGDRVRYVKPHGALYNTAAVDELQASAVVAAVVAYDPALPVLCQPGSVLAIRAAEAGLTVVGEGFADRGYLPDGRLVPRSRPDALVHDPDEVVARVVRMAVDGSVAAVDGSIVECRVRSICLHGDTPGAVRLARAVRAGLADRLTVQAF, encoded by the coding sequence ATTGATCTGAACGCGGACCTGGGCGAGGGCTTCGGCGCCTGGCGGCTCGGCGACGACGACGCCCTGCTCGACGTGGTGACCTCGGCCAACGTGGCCTGCGGCTTCCATGCCGGCGATCCGTCCACGATGGCCTCGGTATGCCGACGGGCGGTCGAGAAGGGCGTCGTGATCGGCGCCCAGGTCGGCTACCGCGACCTGGCCGGATTCGGACGGAGGCGGATCGAGTACGCCCACGACGAGCTGCGCGACGACATCGTCTACCAGATCGGGGCGCTGGAGGCGTTCAGCCGGATCGCCGGTGACCGGGTGCGCTACGTGAAGCCGCACGGCGCCCTCTACAACACCGCCGCTGTCGACGAGTTGCAGGCGTCCGCGGTGGTGGCCGCGGTCGTCGCCTACGACCCGGCGCTGCCGGTCCTCTGCCAGCCCGGGTCGGTACTCGCGATCCGGGCCGCCGAGGCCGGGCTGACCGTGGTCGGCGAGGGCTTCGCCGACCGCGGCTACCTGCCGGACGGGCGGCTCGTGCCCAGGTCCCGGCCGGATGCGCTGGTGCACGACCCGGACGAGGTGGTCGCCCGGGTCGTGCGGATGGCCGTGGACGGCTCGGTCGCGGCGGTCGACGGCTCCATCGTGGAGTGCCGGGTGCGGTCGATCTGCCTGCACGGCGACACCCCGGGAGCGGTGCGCCTGGCTCGGGCGGTCCGCGCCGGGCTCGCGGACCGCCTGACGGTTCAGGCCTTCTGA
- a CDS encoding CU044_5270 family protein: MDEITLVRELGEEKRLPSPDRLAAARTRLMSEIDPPKRPRRWAALLAAAAATAIAAVTVPQIVTPNAQPPAPAPSVAPGPKLTPVAAFLDQAATAAENEPDVVPRGDQFLYLRFIEWGGDANEAWLSIDGRHDGWGVDQDGKYATIPGCAVGGDCRAVVRYRADMPTDPKAMVAWLRATARKDFGSDSLDAVTKYLGTVSTRFWMRPAQRAALYRAIGLIDGVRLVEGVTDSRGRDGVGVAWVPTGQTSEVVVWVFDPKTFRMLGTPESSIDEIALVDRARQKA; this comes from the coding sequence ATGGATGAGATCACGCTGGTCCGGGAATTGGGCGAGGAGAAGCGGCTGCCGTCGCCGGACCGTCTCGCCGCCGCACGAACCCGGTTGATGTCCGAGATCGACCCGCCGAAGCGGCCCCGCCGATGGGCCGCCCTCCTGGCCGCCGCAGCCGCCACGGCCATCGCGGCGGTGACCGTCCCGCAGATCGTGACGCCGAATGCACAGCCACCCGCCCCGGCCCCGAGCGTGGCGCCGGGACCGAAACTGACGCCTGTCGCCGCCTTCCTGGACCAGGCCGCCACCGCCGCCGAGAACGAGCCTGACGTCGTCCCGCGCGGCGACCAGTTCCTCTACCTGCGGTTCATCGAGTGGGGCGGCGATGCGAACGAGGCCTGGCTGTCGATCGACGGCCGGCACGACGGGTGGGGCGTCGACCAGGACGGAAAGTACGCGACGATTCCGGGCTGCGCGGTCGGCGGCGACTGCCGGGCGGTGGTGCGCTACCGAGCCGACATGCCGACCGACCCGAAGGCGATGGTCGCGTGGCTGCGTGCGACGGCCCGGAAGGACTTCGGCTCGGACAGCCTCGACGCCGTCACCAAGTATCTCGGTACCGTCTCCACCCGGTTCTGGATGCGTCCGGCCCAGCGGGCGGCGCTCTACCGGGCGATCGGCCTGATCGACGGTGTCCGGCTGGTCGAGGGCGTGACCGACTCACGTGGTCGCGACGGTGTCGGCGTGGCCTGGGTTCCGACCGGTCAGACCAGTGAGGTCGTGGTCTGGGTCTTCGACCCGAAGACCTTCCGGATGCTGGGTACGCCGGAGTCGAGCATCGACGAGATCGCGCTGGTGGACCGCGCCCGTCAGAAGGCCTGA
- a CDS encoding LppU/SCO3897 family protein, producing the protein MTSEGQHAGQPAEATSGGPTSGGFPPDPDAQRIAGRASAQPPAEGFPNSYGPPPTSTPGGGSPFVVPAVSTFGAGSGQGGTSYGSARVPQPEASPYGSVSPEAAGTASPYGSPPGQYGPPGTPPTPYGSAPSSGAASVPAPAPFDAGQPQPSWTPPGSATPPPPAAEPGAAGSFGGGFPPPAAPEPSGGRLTSSGLPTRTPGATAPEDGGLGRSFSAFGDQPVRVPGASLSDLPDNSAPGTFSTGPAQNSWMQNVRGSETPDSAPPQPASTTFPSRRGEGGGFPLRAPAGPGTESPSGSQPSLDLPVRGRQPFGSTPPASSSDQAREPFGSPSPLSGGGFPPPSDAPPFGNPPADASRDPLGGATFPPSGDAPAFGGPLSSPGDASAFGGSTAPAGDGSAFGGSTAPSGDGSAFGGSAVPSGNHSPAPLGDGSGFGGGSFPPPGDAPAFGGSAPPAGDGSGFGGGSFPRSGDAPAFGGSFPPAPESGPRDGGEQPLSAAGYPQRVPGAALSTGGALPDDQQGGSSVPQPRDPAKKPAVGSARPVTASASVPGVRVTPAEAAELPPPSSAAPQARVYGRPAPAAPDEAPATNDESPSGGFAAAPSTASPYGDQPSGLPQRGEGGGPAPQYPPGKPSGLPQRDESPSGGFAPAPTSPFGGPQQGESGFPPAPTSPYGAPPQNDPLGGGAQNSPFGGAQNDPLGGGPQNSPFGGGSPAGDPLGGPSQPGQNDPFGGPQQGDPFGAPSSNDPFGRPAQQGDSFGGPSRQGENGPAQQGENPLGGFPPAPTSPFSGSARPGDPFGGPQQGDSAAGGFPPAPTSPFGGPPQGDNPSGGFPAAPTSPFGGPSQGDKPFGGPQQGSDPFGQPSDPFGGPQQGNDPFGQPSQGNSPFGAPQQGNDPFGQPSQGNSPFGAPQQGNDPFGGPQRGENPSGGFGLPQRGADDRSGATPFPGSPGGEQPGGFPPPVYGTAASPSGSPQDGGRFQPPSNDDRFQPPSGDGFGAPGGTHGSPGAPGGPGTPGAPGVAPQSPARATARATASARVTPPEAQPGGGSPFSMPGSPQFPGGDGQPFPGAGDPGAQPPFPGSGPAMPGSPQFPGQFGDQSGPPYSEFASGGHSPMPGGFPDQYNEHTTDVSGRGNSPYVPAPALPPMPGEQPGGAYSGGPATRATVTPPGPEDTTSWPGPADEQGRFDQFKADPPAPPPAPSGKVNVRTIPVALAVVLGAALLLSLVFGLVYLISGDDFSVSQGECVKRDGNTPVAAACTEPETFTVVSIVTAKEQCGDVSQPYIVVPKDDGDQVLCLKKNG; encoded by the coding sequence ATGACGTCCGAGGGGCAGCACGCCGGTCAGCCGGCCGAGGCCACGTCGGGCGGACCCACGTCGGGCGGGTTCCCGCCCGACCCCGACGCACAGCGGATCGCCGGCCGGGCATCGGCCCAGCCGCCCGCTGAGGGCTTCCCCAATTCGTATGGTCCGCCGCCGACCAGCACTCCGGGCGGTGGCTCACCGTTCGTCGTGCCCGCCGTCTCCACCTTCGGCGCCGGCTCCGGCCAGGGCGGCACCTCCTACGGTTCGGCCCGGGTGCCGCAGCCCGAGGCGTCGCCGTATGGTTCGGTCTCCCCCGAGGCCGCCGGTACCGCGTCGCCCTACGGTTCGCCCCCTGGTCAGTACGGTCCGCCCGGCACTCCGCCGACGCCGTATGGATCCGCGCCCTCCTCCGGTGCCGCGTCCGTCCCGGCGCCCGCGCCGTTCGACGCCGGCCAGCCGCAGCCGTCCTGGACCCCGCCCGGTTCCGCCACCCCGCCGCCCCCAGCGGCCGAGCCCGGCGCCGCGGGATCGTTCGGTGGCGGCTTCCCACCCCCGGCCGCACCGGAGCCGTCCGGTGGTCGGCTCACGTCGAGTGGGCTCCCGACCCGCACTCCGGGGGCCACCGCGCCCGAGGACGGTGGTCTCGGCCGCTCCTTCTCCGCATTCGGTGACCAGCCGGTCCGGGTGCCCGGGGCCAGCCTCTCCGACCTTCCGGACAATTCGGCCCCCGGCACGTTCAGCACCGGCCCGGCACAGAACAGTTGGATGCAGAACGTTCGCGGGTCCGAGACCCCGGATTCCGCTCCGCCGCAGCCGGCCAGCACCACGTTCCCGTCCCGGCGCGGCGAGGGCGGCGGCTTCCCGCTGCGCGCCCCGGCCGGCCCCGGCACCGAGTCGCCCTCCGGCAGCCAGCCCAGCCTGGACCTGCCGGTTCGGGGCCGGCAGCCGTTCGGCAGCACCCCGCCCGCGTCCTCGTCCGATCAGGCTCGCGAGCCGTTCGGCAGCCCCTCCCCGCTCAGCGGGGGTGGATTCCCGCCGCCGTCGGATGCTCCGCCGTTCGGCAACCCGCCCGCGGACGCTTCCCGCGACCCGCTCGGCGGTGCCACGTTCCCCCCGAGCGGCGACGCTCCCGCGTTCGGCGGCCCGCTCTCGTCGCCCGGTGACGCTTCGGCGTTCGGTGGGTCGACCGCACCCGCGGGAGACGGTTCCGCGTTCGGTGGGTCGACCGCACCCTCGGGAGACGGTTCCGCGTTCGGTGGATCGGCCGTGCCTTCGGGTAACCACTCGCCCGCCCCCCTGGGAGACGGTTCCGGGTTCGGTGGCGGATCGTTCCCGCCGCCCGGTGACGCCCCCGCGTTCGGGGGTTCCGCCCCGCCCGCCGGGGACGGTTCCGGGTTCGGTGGCGGCTCCTTCCCGCGCTCGGGCGACGCTCCCGCGTTCGGTGGATCGTTCCCGCCCGCACCGGAGTCCGGCCCGCGTGACGGTGGCGAGCAGCCGCTGTCCGCAGCCGGCTACCCGCAGCGTGTCCCGGGTGCGGCGCTCTCCACGGGTGGCGCCCTCCCCGATGACCAGCAGGGTGGTTCCTCGGTCCCGCAGCCGCGTGACCCGGCGAAGAAGCCCGCGGTCGGCTCGGCCCGACCGGTGACCGCGAGCGCGTCGGTTCCCGGTGTCCGGGTCACCCCGGCCGAGGCTGCCGAGCTTCCCCCGCCGTCCAGCGCCGCACCGCAGGCCCGCGTCTACGGCCGCCCGGCCCCGGCAGCCCCGGACGAGGCCCCGGCCACCAACGACGAGTCGCCGTCGGGCGGTTTCGCGGCAGCACCGTCCACCGCGTCGCCGTATGGTGACCAGCCCAGTGGCCTGCCCCAGCGAGGCGAGGGCGGTGGCCCCGCCCCGCAGTACCCGCCGGGCAAGCCGAGCGGCCTGCCGCAGCGGGACGAGAGCCCGTCCGGTGGTTTCGCCCCGGCACCGACCTCGCCGTTCGGCGGGCCGCAGCAGGGTGAGAGTGGTTTCCCGCCCGCGCCCACGTCGCCGTACGGTGCGCCGCCCCAGAACGACCCGCTCGGCGGCGGCGCCCAGAACAGCCCGTTCGGCGGCGCCCAGAACGACCCGCTCGGTGGCGGGCCCCAGAACAGCCCGTTCGGCGGCGGCTCCCCGGCGGGTGATCCGCTCGGCGGGCCTTCCCAGCCGGGCCAGAACGACCCGTTCGGTGGGCCGCAGCAGGGCGACCCCTTCGGTGCGCCGTCCTCGAACGATCCGTTCGGCAGGCCCGCCCAGCAGGGCGATTCGTTCGGTGGCCCGTCTCGCCAGGGTGAGAACGGGCCGGCGCAGCAGGGTGAGAACCCGCTCGGCGGCTTCCCGCCCGCGCCGACCTCACCGTTCAGCGGATCCGCCCGCCCGGGCGACCCGTTCGGCGGACCGCAGCAGGGCGACAGCGCCGCGGGTGGCTTCCCGCCCGCTCCCACCTCCCCGTTCGGCGGCCCACCGCAGGGCGACAACCCGTCCGGCGGTTTCCCGGCCGCGCCGACCTCGCCGTTCGGCGGACCGTCGCAGGGCGACAAGCCGTTCGGTGGCCCGCAGCAGGGCAGCGACCCCTTCGGCCAGCCGTCAGACCCGTTCGGTGGCCCGCAGCAGGGCAACGACCCGTTCGGCCAGCCGTCACAGGGCAACAGCCCGTTCGGTGCTCCGCAGCAGGGCAACGACCCCTTTGGCCAGCCATCGCAGGGCAACAGCCCGTTCGGTGCTCCGCAGCAGGGCAACGACCCGTTCGGTGGTCCGCAGCGTGGTGAGAACCCGTCCGGCGGGTTCGGCCTGCCGCAGCGGGGTGCCGACGACCGCAGTGGCGCCACGCCGTTCCCCGGTTCCCCGGGCGGCGAGCAGCCTGGTGGTTTTCCGCCGCCCGTCTACGGCACTGCGGCCTCGCCCTCCGGCAGCCCACAGGATGGGGGCCGGTTCCAGCCGCCCTCCAACGATGATCGTTTCCAGCCACCGTCAGGCGACGGCTTCGGCGCTCCGGGCGGCACCCATGGCAGCCCCGGCGCTCCGGGCGGCCCCGGCACCCCGGGTGCTCCGGGTGTCGCCCCGCAGTCGCCGGCCCGGGCCACTGCCCGTGCCACGGCGAGCGCCCGCGTCACTCCGCCGGAGGCGCAGCCGGGTGGCGGATCGCCGTTCTCGATGCCCGGTTCGCCGCAGTTCCCCGGTGGTGACGGTCAGCCGTTCCCGGGCGCCGGTGACCCCGGTGCTCAGCCGCCGTTCCCGGGCAGTGGTCCGGCCATGCCGGGTTCGCCGCAGTTCCCGGGCCAGTTCGGCGACCAGTCCGGGCCGCCCTACAGCGAGTTCGCCTCGGGTGGCCACAGCCCGATGCCCGGCGGCTTCCCGGACCAGTACAACGAGCACACCACGGACGTGTCCGGCCGGGGCAACTCGCCGTACGTTCCGGCGCCCGCCCTGCCGCCGATGCCCGGTGAGCAGCCCGGCGGCGCGTACTCGGGTGGCCCGGCGACTCGTGCCACGGTGACTCCACCGGGTCCGGAGGACACCACGAGCTGGCCCGGGCCAGCCGACGAGCAGGGCCGGTTCGACCAGTTCAAGGCCGATCCGCCCGCGCCACCGCCGGCCCCGTCGGGGAAGGTGAACGTCCGTACGATCCCGGTCGCGCTGGCCGTCGTGCTGGGTGCGGCGCTGCTGCTGAGCCTCGTGTTCGGCCTGGTGTACCTGATCTCGGGTGACGACTTCAGCGTGTCCCAGGGTGAGTGCGTGAAGCGTGACGGCAACACCCCGGTGGCGGCCGCGTGCACCGAGCCGGAGACGTTCACGGTGGTGTCGATCGTGACCGCCAAGGAGCAGTGCGGTGACGTCTCCCAGCCGTACATCGTGGTGCCGAAGGACGACGGTGACCAGGTGCTCTGCCTGAAGAAGAACGGCTGA
- a CDS encoding 5-oxoprolinase subunit B family protein, with translation MKIRRVGAAGLLIECDDADRVEDWRAELWQRREKGELQAVEIVPGARTILLDGVAPGTAGLLPRWEPALGGIQSEGPLVEIRTVFDGEDLASVAELWGVTTDEAIQRLTDTTLHVAFSGFAPGFAYLRGLPDAWAVSRLAAPRPRVPAGAVALAGGYAGIYPTASPGGWRLVGHTDQNLFDVRRKQPALLTPGTRVRLVAA, from the coding sequence ATGAAGATACGACGGGTGGGGGCGGCCGGGCTACTGATCGAGTGCGATGATGCCGACCGGGTCGAGGACTGGCGCGCTGAGCTGTGGCAACGCCGCGAAAAAGGTGAGCTGCAAGCGGTCGAGATCGTGCCCGGCGCGCGCACGATCCTGCTCGACGGAGTGGCTCCCGGCACTGCGGGACTGCTACCGCGATGGGAGCCGGCACTCGGCGGAATTCAGTCCGAAGGGCCCCTCGTGGAGATCCGGACGGTCTTCGACGGCGAGGATCTCGCATCCGTCGCCGAACTCTGGGGCGTCACCACGGACGAGGCGATCCAGCGCCTGACCGACACGACACTCCACGTCGCCTTCTCCGGATTCGCCCCTGGATTCGCCTATCTGCGGGGACTTCCGGACGCCTGGGCGGTCTCCCGGCTCGCCGCTCCGCGGCCTCGCGTCCCGGCCGGCGCCGTCGCGCTGGCCGGCGGCTACGCGGGCATCTATCCCACAGCGTCGCCGGGCGGGTGGCGGCTCGTCGGTCACACCGATCAAAACCTCTTCGATGTACGGCGGAAGCAGCCTGCCCTCCTCACCCCCGGGACTCGCGTGCGGCTGGTGGCGGCATGA
- a CDS encoding SixA phosphatase family protein — protein MTTRTLILLRHAKAEIPGDFDDFDRALSDRGGLDADAAGAWLVDERLHPDLVICSPAKRTRQTWQNAAIALAQGRNGQPSPEVHYPDSLYLGRSGEVFDLLHEVAETVRTVLIIGHNPTMSEVSALLLPDDQYTGTVVEMKTSGLAVHTGEKPWPSVEPGSMRLTRSHTARG, from the coding sequence ATGACCACGCGGACGCTCATCCTTCTGCGCCACGCCAAGGCGGAGATCCCCGGCGACTTCGACGATTTCGACCGTGCCCTGTCCGATCGGGGCGGCCTCGACGCCGACGCGGCAGGCGCGTGGCTCGTCGACGAGCGGCTGCATCCCGACCTGGTGATCTGCTCACCGGCCAAGCGCACCCGGCAGACCTGGCAGAACGCCGCGATCGCGCTGGCGCAGGGCCGCAACGGGCAGCCGTCGCCCGAGGTGCACTACCCGGATTCGCTCTATCTGGGCCGCAGCGGCGAGGTCTTCGACCTGCTGCACGAGGTCGCGGAGACGGTCCGGACGGTGCTGATCATCGGCCACAACCCGACAATGTCCGAAGTGTCCGCTCTACTGCTACCTGATGATCAGTACACCGGCACAGTCGTCGAGATGAAGACGTCCGGCCTGGCCGTGCACACCGGCGAGAAGCCGTGGCCGTCGGTGGAACCGGGTTCGATGCGCCTGACCCGGTCTCACACCGCTCGGGGCTGA
- a CDS encoding RNA polymerase sigma factor produces the protein MRSDSEPDDAALLREDFAALFDRHAPHIHRYLARRLGDQAADDLVAETFLTAFRRRGTFRADQRDARPWLYGIATLLVAQHRRDEVRRLRLHRVVPAEPDTQCHADRVAADVTAAALRDVLTSALADLAAGDRDVLLLIVQEELTYEQVAAALDIPVGTVRSRLHRGRSVLRAALGGRNPMHSTEEGVRHG, from the coding sequence ATGAGAAGCGACAGCGAGCCGGACGACGCCGCGTTGCTCCGCGAGGACTTCGCGGCGTTGTTCGATCGACATGCCCCACACATCCACCGCTATCTGGCTCGACGTCTCGGCGATCAGGCGGCCGACGATCTGGTCGCCGAGACGTTCCTGACCGCGTTCCGCCGCCGTGGCACGTTCCGGGCGGATCAGCGCGACGCCCGCCCGTGGCTCTACGGGATCGCCACCCTTCTGGTCGCTCAGCATCGCCGTGACGAGGTCCGGCGGCTGCGCCTGCACCGGGTCGTCCCGGCCGAGCCGGACACCCAGTGCCACGCCGATCGGGTGGCCGCCGACGTCACCGCGGCCGCCCTGCGGGATGTCCTCACCTCGGCGCTGGCCGACCTGGCCGCCGGTGACCGTGATGTCCTGCTGCTGATCGTGCAGGAGGAACTGACCTACGAGCAGGTCGCGGCCGCGCTCGACATTCCGGTGGGCACGGTCCGTTCCCGTCTGCACCGGGGCCGAAGCGTTCTGCGTGCCGCGCTGGGCGGCCGTAATCCGATGCACAGCACCGAGGAGGGGGTTCGTCATGGATGA
- a CDS encoding 5-oxoprolinase subunit C family protein, translating to MITVLRAGPLTTVQDLGRPGHAHLGVPRSGALDEPALRLANRFVGNPDDAAGLETTLLGCALRFAEAALVAVTGAVAQVDVNGRPVERPHGQQLFEVPAGGVLDIKRASRGVRSYIAVAGGINVEPVLGSRSTDTLSGLGPARLIEGADLPVGVPSGAPSLVGEPARIGGELVLGIRLGPRDDWFESHGLFGSAYQISPLSNRVGARLAGNALTRRDVGELPSEGVVLGAVQVPADGQPIIFLADHPTTGGYPVIGVVDDVTPLAQARPGTSVRFRELD from the coding sequence ATGATCACCGTGTTGCGGGCCGGACCGCTGACCACCGTGCAGGACCTGGGCCGGCCGGGTCACGCGCATCTGGGCGTACCCCGCTCGGGCGCGCTCGACGAACCGGCCCTGCGGCTCGCCAACCGGTTCGTCGGCAACCCCGACGACGCCGCCGGCCTGGAGACCACCCTGCTCGGCTGTGCCCTGCGGTTCGCCGAGGCGGCGCTGGTGGCGGTCACCGGCGCGGTCGCCCAGGTCGACGTGAACGGGCGTCCGGTCGAACGACCACACGGCCAGCAACTGTTCGAGGTGCCGGCGGGTGGCGTGCTCGACATCAAGCGGGCCAGTCGTGGCGTGCGGTCCTACATCGCGGTGGCCGGTGGCATCAACGTCGAACCGGTGCTCGGCAGCCGTTCCACCGACACCCTCTCCGGGCTCGGGCCGGCCCGGCTGATCGAGGGCGCCGACCTGCCCGTCGGTGTGCCCAGCGGAGCGCCCTCGCTGGTCGGGGAACCGGCCCGGATCGGCGGTGAACTGGTGCTCGGGATCCGGCTCGGGCCGCGCGACGACTGGTTCGAGTCACACGGGCTGTTCGGTTCGGCGTACCAGATCAGCCCGTTGAGCAACCGAGTCGGCGCGCGGCTCGCCGGCAATGCCCTGACCCGCAGAGACGTCGGCGAATTGCCTTCCGAGGGGGTCGTCCTCGGTGCCGTCCAGGTGCCCGCCGACGGGCAGCCGATCATCTTCCTCGCCGACCACCCGACGACCGGCGGATATCCGGTGATCGGAGTTGTCGACGACGTCACACCCCTCGCGCAGGCGCGTCCGGGCACTAGCGTGAGGTTCCGTGAGCTCGATTGA